In the Rhododendron vialii isolate Sample 1 chromosome 2a, ASM3025357v1 genome, gctcgtcaagaaccgagcagtgaattcctcggccaactgcctccaccCACgaatggatcgtggggccagtttatgaaaccaggaaaaggccactttgccaagactggagggaaacatcttgcacaagatggaatcatccccttcatgcgtaaacatagcctgttgataatgctgtatgtgagccacgggatccgtatttgtctcgtaaagtacgaatgcaccgtgcttcactctgctcggcaacctagcctcctgtagcctctttgtaaatggggaggccgcaatattacttaatgccttaCGTGCTGCTTcacgtgcagtcactgtcccatcctcgaactccttggatttgtgagccgcggctttggcccaatcagcatcaggtctctcatacctgtctcgatgatgtttccttgttccctcctcttcgggggtggaacttctgtctctgcttctcccttttcgtgaagaagcccttctctcttctgttcggcttttacttcttcttcccctttttcgtggagaagcctcataacgccctatgacaggacttctgcttcttcttcttcgtgaatgggtctgcctatggactaccagcgtccttccatctctttgggaatgcctacgagagagtccagaatcttctgggtgctctcgtacccgctgcaactcctgtatctcatactctcgttttttaattaaacgagcatactcctcgatttcccttctcttcttatcaaggacATCGTCATCATCGTGTATGCTCTTTGAACGGGTAACTaactcttctcttcgatgagacctactccttctcgtggagccagtagcagttttgtctcctttttctttggagctacctctgtcatgtctaccagtgggctttctcggagcgcttggtggggatttatcccttcccccacccaactggtccttcggactaaatggagtagctggatcttcttccatcgtacttatttttcaaaagggaactggttcgtttcccacagacggcgccaattgtagggggatgaaaacaattgatgctttctgatcaactggattgcaacggctttctcgtgcctcttcaccggaaccctaattcgtcgtcggaaccctaatctgcaaaaaagacagggggtgagcgcacctctgcctctcgtggcaaaggccctccgatgccaaagttagtatcacgtactagcagttaaaccctaattatcagtaggaaagcaagaatgcaaagtattgcgtaccttttacctctaggcttactctgtttatatagacattcggatgcttggcgcccaagcatccctattgccataggattcccaactcgtataggaaacccaggatatcaaggattctcgtttcctttatcagtttaatagaaaAGAATCCTTTTAGGAAAAAGAaggattctttttcctttactggccggacatcccattctcattgggtatctttcccagatcctatattcctgggatcttattccttaacggaataccattgtttctggactcttccagaatgttccccatgctccaacaattgattggagttctttccttgttcggcgacctcgttgccgaacagactacctggaccaaggacttcacatgtaacttggtccaaacgtaatcagaatgtctcttatctgccgaacagatagtttacaccagtgacttgtcatgtcattggcctttatttagccgaacagattgcatggaccaaggacttcccatatcattgttccatatcgctgttcttcatactgcctggcgataagtccagtcgtattcaccacgtgctcccaaacatcacgtgttcggcaactaaatgtatttgctcgggaatacctccctacaataaCTAATTTAACtcttgaattatcttttgactTAAGTTTGTAATGTTCTAAACACTTTGTACTTGTATCGAAGTCAATTTAGGCCGTGATGCCAAAGGTGTAATTAATTAAAAGTGGGGACTCGTTTGTAAATTGAACAGGTGGGAAaccattttgggtattatttatcttatgcgaggatcttttatcgaaatggtttatttatttatattgaaaatcgagggcatgacaccGACTTTCCCTGTTTTTGGAGTGGTAACATTTATCACCGGCGGTTGTTTCACCCACAAATGTGTAGATTACAAGAGAAGATAATATGCAGATTGCAAGAGAAGTATTTGCTTTGAAAATGTCACCAAACCATATATATGACAGAAGGACTCGAAGGCATATTTTGTCAAACAGTTTGTGTGCGAAAGTATGGGCTATAGAGTTGTCAAAATTGGTGGTCGGTGTCTTTGAAAGGGGGAAAGGGAAAGTGTTTGCAGAAGGCAAGGAGGAAAGTTGAATAGATGCTTTACCTTTCTGTTGGAATGCACCTGAGTTGAGTCCGGTATGTTTCTGTAGGTGGAGCCTTGGACGTCTGCTAGTGGAGTTAAGCGGTTGAGGAGATCGGGCAGACATGGGGATGGTGTAATGCCTTTTGCAGAGGGCAGAGGAGGGTGCTGTTGTTTTGTAACGTTTACATTAGAGTGTTGCAGTGCATCGATTGGGAAAGGGTGTTGGTTTGTATCGTTTACGTTGGAGTGATTCATTCTGTCGGTTAGGAAGGGGCATGGGGTGGGGCAGTGATTTATTGGAAGGGCAAGGGGCATTTTTAGAAACAAAAGAGTAGGAAACATCTTCGTACATTTAgaagaagtagtatagatacaacgagagagagagagagagagagagagagtacaaggTTGTTAAGAGAAAGGATATTGTCGGTGTGTTTTTGGTGTTGATTggtggggaaaaaagaaaaatatagtcctacttgcaattttaacccatatatttGAAGTAATAATATATTTACCCTCGCGCGTATAAAAACGTATCCGAGCGTATCCAAAATGTACcgggataccaaaaaataattctaaaagtaggatactttaaaaaaacaTATCGGATATGTATTCGGAGTGTATTTGAGAGTATCTGCGTGTATCCGAAACGTATcgggataccaaaaaataattttaaaagcaGGATACATTAAAAAGCGTATTGGATACGTATTCGGAGAGTATCCGAGAGCATCAATATTTGATATGGATACGATACGTgatacggaggccaaaatagagtatcaaTGCTTCATAGCTTGTGATAGTGGGATACTTACAAGTTCAAGCTGTCGAACACTGCGAATTTCTCTTGTAAGATTAACCTTTCTGTTTGTATCCTGTTGATATGATCTTGTTAGTAGTTTAGCCAAGACTCTTGTaatgaccctgatttttggtaaataaattttttgttaaatatttaaatttaattttaatttctttgatttcctttaaaattcctttttaactttaataatccttcataactagatttgagacttattatatttcttggctagagattctacttggctaGTATAATTAGCTTCTAAtcaactagttggaggaaccgaac is a window encoding:
- the LOC131316037 gene encoding uncharacterized protein LOC131316037 — encoded protein: MFPTLLFLKMPLALPINHCPTPCPFLTDRMNHSNVNDTNQHPFPIDALQHSNVNVTKQQHPPLPSAKGITPSPCLPDLLNRLTPLADVQGSTYRNIPDSTQVHSNRKSSLVLWSVGHFSVALMSFTCT